One Rhodothermales bacterium DNA segment encodes these proteins:
- a CDS encoding phosphotriesterase-related protein: MPAHPIVRTVAGDIPADRLGVCYPHEHVFGAPPAGMAATDFRLDDEAAALREVGWFREAGGRALVDMSTPDYQRDAAGLRRVSDATGVHIVCATGFNKDTFSRPWVDPRSVDELVALYVREVTAGIDGTDVRAGVIKAATTLHAVSDCGEKMLRAAARAQAITGAPISTHTEAGTMALEQVALLREEGADPRRVIIGHMDRKLEMDYLREVAATGAFLGIDQISKEKYYPDRARIDAILALASEGFGGQLLLSGDLARRSYWPAYGGGPGFTYILWRFVPWLREAGASEALIRDLLVHNPARALGFIPLSTPESAGT; this comes from the coding sequence GATCGCCTCGGCGTCTGTTATCCGCACGAGCATGTGTTCGGCGCGCCCCCGGCCGGCATGGCGGCGACGGATTTCCGGCTGGACGACGAGGCGGCGGCGCTGCGGGAGGTGGGGTGGTTCCGCGAGGCCGGCGGCCGGGCGCTCGTGGACATGTCGACCCCGGACTACCAGCGCGACGCCGCCGGGCTGCGGCGCGTCTCCGATGCTACCGGCGTGCACATCGTCTGCGCCACGGGGTTCAACAAGGATACCTTTTCGCGGCCGTGGGTGGATCCTCGCTCGGTGGACGAACTCGTGGCGCTGTATGTCCGCGAGGTGACCGCGGGGATCGACGGGACGGACGTCCGCGCCGGCGTGATCAAGGCGGCGACGACCCTCCACGCGGTGTCCGACTGCGGCGAAAAGATGCTGCGTGCCGCGGCGCGGGCCCAGGCCATCACCGGCGCGCCGATCTCCACGCACACCGAGGCCGGCACGATGGCGCTCGAACAGGTCGCCCTCCTTCGCGAGGAGGGCGCCGATCCCCGGCGCGTCATCATCGGGCATATGGACCGCAAGCTGGAAATGGACTACCTGCGGGAGGTGGCCGCGACGGGCGCGTTTCTCGGCATCGATCAGATCAGCAAGGAGAAGTACTACCCGGATCGGGCGCGGATCGACGCGATCCTGGCGCTGGCCTCGGAGGGGTTCGGGGGGCAGCTCCTGCTCTCGGGCGATCTGGCGCGGCGTTCGTACTGGCCGGCGTACGGCGGCGGGCCGGGGTTTACGTACATCCTGTGGCGGTTTGTGCCGTGGCTCCGCGAGGCCGGCGCGTCCGAGGCGCTGATCCGCGATCTGCTGGTACACAACCCGGCGCGGGCGCTCGGGTTTATCCCCCTCTCTACCCCCGAATCCGCCGGTACGTGA